From a single Theropithecus gelada isolate Dixy chromosome 10, Tgel_1.0, whole genome shotgun sequence genomic region:
- the OSBPL2 gene encoding oxysterol-binding protein-related protein 2 isoform X4 produces the protein MPIAFNEPLSFLQRITEYMEHVYLIHRASCQPQPLERMQSVAAFAVSAVASQWERTGKPFNPLLGETYELIREDLGFRFISEQVSHHPPISAFHSEGLNHDFLFHGSIYPKLKFWGKSVEAEPRGTITLELLKHNEAYTWTNPTCCVHNVIIGKLWIEQYGTVEILNHRTGHKCVLHFKPCGLFGKELHKVEGHIQDKNKKKLFVIYGKWTECLWGIDPVSYESFKKQERRGDHLRKAKLDDSSGKADSDVADDVPVAQETVQVIPGSKLLWRINTRPPNSAQIWPARRRSGWRRNREKRGGSGPGRRRSGRRGGSTQAITPTLGPPTGCMQGITLSGISPTAQISTEGLEGPGARDRRLTRLDFLEWPL, from the exons ATGCCAATTGCCTTCAACGAGCCTCTGAGCTTCCTGCAGCGGATCACAGAGTACATGGAGCACGTGTACCTCATCCACAGGGCCTcctgccagccccagcccctggagAGGATGCAG tctgtggctgcttttgctgTTTCGGCCGTGGCTTCCCAGTGGGAGAGGACCGGCAAACCATTTAATCCACTCTTGGGAGAAACGTATGAATTAATCAG GGAAGATTTAGGATTCAGATTTATATCGGAACAGGTCAGTCACCATCCCCCCATCAGTGCGTTCCACTCGGAAGGCCTCAACCATGACTTCCTGTTCCACGGCTCCATCTACCCCAAGCTCAAGTTCTGGGGCAAAAGCGTGGAGGCGGAGCCCCGAGGCACCATCACACTGGAGCTGCTCAA ACATAACGAAGCCTACACCTGGACCAACCCCACCTGCTGTGTCCACAACGTCATCATCGGGAAGCTGTGGATAGAGCAGTATGGGACAGTGGAGATTTTAAACCACAG AACTGGACATAAGTGTGTGCTTCACTTTAAACCGTGTGGATTATTCGGAAAAGAACTTCACAAGGTGGAAGGACACATTCAAGACAAAAA CAAAAAGAAGCTCTTTGTGATCTATGGAAAATGGACGGAATGTTTGTGGGGCATAGATCCCGTTTCGTATGAATCCTTCAAGAAGCAGGAGAGGAGAGGCGACCACCTGAGAAAGGCCAAGCTG GATGACAGCTCTGGGAAGGCTGACAGCGACGTGGCTGACGACGTGCCTGTGGCCCAGGAGACCGTGCAGGTCATTCCCGGCAGCAAGCTGCTCTGGAGGATCAACACCCGGCCCCCCAACTCTGCCCAG ATCTGGCCAGCCAGGAGAAGGAGCGGCTggaggagaaacagagagaagcgCGGAGGGAGCGGGCCAGGGAGGAGGCGGAGTGGCAGACGAG GTGGTTCTACCCAGGCAATAACCCCTACACTGGGACCCCCGACTGGTTGTATGCAGGGGATTACTTTGAGCGGAATTTCTCCGACTGCCCAGATATCTACTGAGGGCCTGGAGGGGCCTGGGGCCCGGGACCGGAGGCTGACGAGGCTGGACTTCCTCGAGTGGCCACTCTGA
- the OSBPL2 gene encoding oxysterol-binding protein-related protein 2 isoform X3, whose protein sequence is MPIAFNEPLSFLQRITEYMEHVYLIHRASCQPQPLERMQSVAAFAVSAVASQWERTGKPFNPLLGETYELIREDLGFRFISEQVSHHPPISAFHSEGLNHDFLFHGSIYPKLKFWGKSVEAEPRGTITLELLKHNEAYTWTNPTCCVHNVIIGKLWIEQYGTVEILNHRTGHKCVLHFKPCGLFGKELHKVEGHIQDKNKKKLFVIYGKWTECLWGIDPVSYESFKKQERRGDHLRKAKLDDSSGKADSDVADDVPVAQETVQVIPGSKLLWRINTRPPNSAQMYNFTSFTVSLNELETGMEKTLPPTDCRLRPDIRGMENGNMDLASQEKERLEEKQREARRERAREEAEWQTRWFYPGNNPYTGTPDWLYAGDYFERNFSDCPDIY, encoded by the exons ATGCCAATTGCCTTCAACGAGCCTCTGAGCTTCCTGCAGCGGATCACAGAGTACATGGAGCACGTGTACCTCATCCACAGGGCCTcctgccagccccagcccctggagAGGATGCAG tctgtggctgcttttgctgTTTCGGCCGTGGCTTCCCAGTGGGAGAGGACCGGCAAACCATTTAATCCACTCTTGGGAGAAACGTATGAATTAATCAG GGAAGATTTAGGATTCAGATTTATATCGGAACAGGTCAGTCACCATCCCCCCATCAGTGCGTTCCACTCGGAAGGCCTCAACCATGACTTCCTGTTCCACGGCTCCATCTACCCCAAGCTCAAGTTCTGGGGCAAAAGCGTGGAGGCGGAGCCCCGAGGCACCATCACACTGGAGCTGCTCAA ACATAACGAAGCCTACACCTGGACCAACCCCACCTGCTGTGTCCACAACGTCATCATCGGGAAGCTGTGGATAGAGCAGTATGGGACAGTGGAGATTTTAAACCACAG AACTGGACATAAGTGTGTGCTTCACTTTAAACCGTGTGGATTATTCGGAAAAGAACTTCACAAGGTGGAAGGACACATTCAAGACAAAAA CAAAAAGAAGCTCTTTGTGATCTATGGAAAATGGACGGAATGTTTGTGGGGCATAGATCCCGTTTCGTATGAATCCTTCAAGAAGCAGGAGAGGAGAGGCGACCACCTGAGAAAGGCCAAGCTG GATGACAGCTCTGGGAAGGCTGACAGCGACGTGGCTGACGACGTGCCTGTGGCCCAGGAGACCGTGCAGGTCATTCCCGGCAGCAAGCTGCTCTGGAGGATCAACACCCGGCCCCCCAACTCTGCCCAG ATGTATAATTTCACCAGTTTCACTGTGAGCCTCAACGAGCTGGAGACAGGCATGGAGAAGACCCTGCCGCCCACGGACTGCCGCCTGCGCCCTGACATCCGCGGCATGGAGAATGGCAACATGG ATCTGGCCAGCCAGGAGAAGGAGCGGCTggaggagaaacagagagaagcgCGGAGGGAGCGGGCCAGGGAGGAGGCGGAGTGGCAGACGAG GTGGTTCTACCCAGGCAATAACCCCTACACTGGGACCCCCGACTGGTTGTATGCAGGGGATTACTTTGAGCGGAATTTCTCCGACTGCCCAGATATCTACTGA